The Bacillota bacterium LX-D genome has a window encoding:
- a CDS encoding CdaR family protein, giving the protein MHRFFSSNLGFRIISILLAVGLWLYVTLEQNPVQERVMQVPLEVRNVSQKLIVSDKPESVKVRLSGRKNVLNDLNSRKDLKAYVDLEGAKVGTNQENVNIVAPKGLKIEEVTPFQVGVKMDQFSQVQLPVKAELRGTVATGYYRSQPVIKPTKVVIKGPNSILDTIDQVFVSTNLRSSSKNIEELLPIQIKDKKGNFIQDSLGIKPESVTLYISVLPVQLPKKLIVQPTIEGNLPEGYSIKEIVTEPKVVEVSAETNRNTENETADYLTTEPINVDSTTTDITQEVNIVTPKGFTVNPKTVKVIIKIEKNS; this is encoded by the coding sequence ATGCATAGGTTTTTTAGTTCAAATTTAGGATTTAGAATAATTTCAATTTTGCTGGCCGTGGGACTTTGGCTCTACGTGACTTTGGAGCAAAACCCAGTTCAAGAGAGAGTCATGCAAGTTCCTCTAGAAGTTAGAAATGTCTCTCAAAAGCTCATAGTGTCTGACAAACCTGAAAGCGTTAAGGTGCGGTTAAGCGGTAGAAAAAATGTACTTAATGACCTAAATTCCAGAAAAGATCTTAAAGCCTATGTAGATTTAGAAGGCGCCAAGGTGGGTACTAATCAGGAAAATGTTAATATAGTAGCTCCAAAAGGTTTAAAAATAGAAGAAGTGACACCTTTCCAGGTAGGTGTGAAAATGGATCAGTTTTCCCAAGTCCAGCTCCCTGTTAAAGCGGAATTAAGAGGAACTGTAGCAACAGGATATTATCGGTCACAGCCGGTGATCAAACCAACTAAGGTAGTGATTAAGGGCCCTAATAGTATCTTAGATACTATAGATCAGGTTTTTGTCAGTACTAACTTGCGAAGCAGCTCAAAAAATATCGAGGAATTACTTCCCATTCAAATTAAAGACAAAAAGGGGAACTTTATTCAAGATTCCCTGGGGATCAAACCAGAGAGTGTTACTCTTTATATTTCTGTTTTACCGGTCCAACTGCCTAAAAAGCTGATTGTGCAGCCAACTATCGAAGGGAACTTACCTGAAGGGTATAGCATTAAAGAAATAGTTACTGAGCCGAAGGTTGTGGAAGTATCGGCGGAAACCAATAGGAATACAGAAAATGAAACAGCAGATTATTTAACTACAGAACCAATTAATGTAGACTCTACAACAACAGATATAACTCAAGAGGTCAACATAGTTACTCCCAAAGGTTTTACTGTAAACCCAAAAACAGTAAAAGTTATTATTAAAATTGAAAAAAACAGCTAA
- a CDS encoding pyridoxamine 5'-phosphate oxidase family protein codes for MFKEMRRKDRSIDKEQAIELLKKGQYGILSTVGENGYAYGVPLNYIYYEGNIYYHCAVEGSKLDNIANNNRVSFCVVGNTEPTPDKFSYRYESVIVFGRAVEVYDKEKEAALVALIQKYSGEFMEKGIEYIQKDSVRTKVIKINIEHLTGKARK; via the coding sequence ATGTTTAAAGAAATGAGAAGAAAAGATAGAAGTATTGATAAGGAACAGGCTATTGAACTGTTAAAAAAAGGACAATACGGAATATTATCTACAGTAGGTGAAAATGGATATGCCTATGGGGTGCCACTAAACTATATATACTATGAAGGAAATATTTATTATCATTGTGCTGTCGAAGGAAGCAAATTGGATAATATTGCAAATAATAATAGGGTTTCTTTTTGTGTTGTTGGCAATACTGAGCCCACTCCAGACAAATTCAGCTATAGGTATGAAAGTGTAATTGTGTTTGGACGTGCAGTTGAAGTATATGATAAGGAAAAAGAGGCTGCATTGGTTGCACTCATTCAAAAATACTCTGGAGAGTTCATGGAAAAAGGAATAGAATATATACAGAAAGACAGTGTCAGGACAAAAGTTATTAAAATCAATATTGAGCACTTGACAGGAAAGGCAAGGAAGTAA
- a CDS encoding DUF881 domain-containing protein, translating into MVKKWHLFLSLVCLISGILIVTLFRVHDTISAEAENTNNNKDSLIPVINQLEKENHSLEQNIDDIRQKIDAAQKAQINGTNRLGGLEKEMQTLKMQAGLLEVEGPGITLVLDDNTKGAEVAKNSDLTYDPEKFIIHDKNLLYIVYDLRKAGAEAISINEQKIVTTSNIRCVGTVIHINSTRMAPPYEIKAIGNPDKLEQGVLSSQEYIYLTNKGFPLKLTKLTKVIIPAYKGSYSPSYAKPVKEEDSNNNV; encoded by the coding sequence ATGGTTAAAAAATGGCACCTATTTTTATCTTTGGTTTGTCTAATCTCAGGTATTTTAATTGTGACACTTTTTAGAGTCCATGATACCATTAGTGCTGAAGCAGAAAATACCAATAACAATAAAGATAGTTTAATTCCTGTTATTAATCAATTGGAAAAAGAAAATCACTCTTTGGAACAAAATATTGATGATATTCGTCAAAAAATAGATGCTGCCCAAAAAGCTCAAATCAACGGTACTAACCGCCTAGGCGGTCTAGAAAAGGAAATGCAGACTTTAAAAATGCAAGCCGGTTTACTTGAAGTTGAAGGTCCTGGTATTACCTTAGTTTTAGATGATAATACTAAAGGAGCCGAAGTTGCTAAAAACTCTGATCTTACCTATGACCCTGAAAAGTTCATTATTCATGATAAAAATCTGCTTTACATTGTTTACGATTTAAGGAAAGCAGGGGCTGAAGCCATTAGCATAAATGAGCAAAAAATTGTTACAACTAGTAACATCCGCTGCGTAGGAACAGTTATTCACATTAATTCTACCAGAATGGCTCCTCCTTATGAAATAAAAGCTATTGGAAACCCTGATAAGCTTGAACAGGGAGTGCTAAGCAGTCAGGAGTATATCTATTTAACCAATAAGGGCTTTCCTTTAAAACTTACGAAACTTACTAAAGTTATCATACCTGCTTATAAAGGTAGTTATTCCCCTTCTTATGCTAAGCCTGTAAAAGAGGAGGATAGTAATAACAATGTCTAA
- a CDS encoding DUF881 domain-containing protein: MSKPQKWQISVTIVLFALGIFLSIQFKTQQNLLDSLSTQKREDLVAMWKNLYEKKDKLEKEIQVLNREYSQLTQKASEGESNLSNIVSDMDKLRMVNGLLPAKGSGITITVNGSTPLLATDLIELLNELWTTGAEAVSINGYRILNTTAIEQIEDAYTYYTAINGERLTYPIVVTALGDPSTLEKGLTFTGGIIDNLNSFSIYPVIKQHQKLVIPECKAPKTFQYAKIKE; encoded by the coding sequence ATGTCTAAACCACAAAAATGGCAAATTTCAGTTACTATAGTACTATTTGCATTAGGTATTTTTTTATCTATCCAGTTTAAAACACAGCAAAATTTGTTGGATTCTTTGTCCACTCAAAAGAGAGAAGATTTAGTAGCTATGTGGAAAAACCTTTATGAAAAAAAAGATAAACTGGAAAAAGAAATTCAAGTTTTAAACAGAGAATATAGCCAGCTAACGCAAAAGGCTAGTGAAGGAGAATCTAACCTGAGCAATATTGTAAGCGACATGGATAAATTGCGTATGGTTAACGGTCTTTTACCAGCCAAGGGTTCTGGAATAACCATTACGGTTAATGGTTCAACTCCTCTTTTAGCTACGGATTTAATTGAACTATTAAATGAGCTTTGGACAACAGGAGCGGAGGCCGTCTCCATCAATGGCTATAGAATACTAAATACAACAGCTATTGAGCAAATCGAAGATGCTTACACATATTACACAGCCATTAATGGTGAAAGGCTGACTTACCCCATCGTAGTTACAGCCCTTGGTGATCCTAGTACTTTGGAAAAAGGTCTAACCTTTACCGGAGGTATTATTGATAATTTAAATTCATTTTCCATCTACCCAGTTATTAAACAACACCAGAAATTAGTTATCCCCGAGTGTAAAGCTCCTAAAACTTTCCAGTACGCAAAAATTAAAGAATAG
- the glmM gene encoding phosphoglucosamine mutase — MGVLFGTDGVRGVANQNLTPELAFKLGRAAASVLVQDTKDAKIAIGKDTRISGDMLEAALISGICSVGVNVERLGILPTPGIAYLTRKLGATAGAVISASHNPVEDNGIKFFSSQGYKLPDEVEAQIEELVLAEEDNLSRPTGVKIGKVYRVEDAVDLYGDYAGSSFEGCLEGLKIVVDCANGAAYQVTPRVLRSLGAKVICLHNTPDGTNINLNCGSTHPESLKQAVLHYQADLGIAHDGDADRVLAVDEKGNLVDGDQIMVACALDLKAKGKLKNDTVVVTVMSNLGLHQAFKKSGIKVLQTQVGDRYVLEEMLKSGAYLGGEQSGHIIFLDHNTTGDGLMTALQLLQTVVNSRKTLSQLAAQMEHFPQRLVNVRVNDKKAAMENSAFLEAIKRAEAALGQEGRILVRPSGTEALIRIMVEGPVLQEIEQISEDLAKIIRS; from the coding sequence ATGGGAGTATTATTTGGAACAGACGGGGTTCGGGGGGTTGCTAATCAAAACTTAACCCCTGAGCTGGCTTTTAAGCTGGGAAGAGCAGCAGCATCTGTTTTAGTACAGGATACTAAGGATGCTAAAATTGCCATTGGCAAGGATACGCGTATTTCTGGAGATATGCTGGAAGCAGCTTTAATTTCCGGCATTTGCTCAGTTGGAGTTAATGTTGAACGGCTGGGTATTTTGCCTACCCCTGGCATCGCCTATTTAACGAGAAAACTTGGTGCTACAGCAGGAGCGGTGATTTCTGCTTCCCATAATCCGGTGGAGGATAATGGCATAAAATTTTTTAGCAGCCAAGGCTATAAACTACCAGACGAAGTAGAAGCGCAAATAGAGGAGCTTGTTTTAGCTGAAGAGGATAATTTATCAAGGCCTACAGGGGTTAAAATCGGCAAAGTCTACAGAGTTGAAGACGCTGTAGATTTATATGGAGATTATGCTGGCAGCAGCTTTGAAGGCTGTCTGGAAGGGTTAAAAATCGTCGTAGATTGTGCCAATGGAGCCGCTTACCAGGTTACTCCCCGGGTGTTAAGAAGCCTAGGCGCAAAAGTTATTTGTTTACATAATACCCCTGACGGTACAAATATCAATTTAAATTGTGGTTCAACTCATCCTGAAAGTTTGAAACAGGCAGTTTTACATTATCAAGCAGACTTAGGTATTGCTCATGATGGAGATGCAGATCGGGTTTTAGCTGTTGACGAAAAAGGTAATTTAGTTGACGGAGATCAAATTATGGTAGCCTGCGCTTTAGATCTGAAGGCTAAAGGGAAATTAAAAAACGACACTGTAGTTGTAACAGTTATGAGTAATTTAGGCCTTCATCAAGCCTTCAAAAAATCGGGAATTAAAGTTTTGCAAACCCAAGTTGGAGATAGGTATGTCTTAGAAGAGATGCTCAAAAGCGGCGCTTATTTAGGGGGAGAGCAGTCAGGCCACATTATTTTTTTAGACCACAATACAACAGGAGATGGATTAATGACGGCACTGCAGCTGCTGCAGACAGTAGTCAATAGCCGTAAAACTTTAAGCCAGCTAGCTGCCCAAATGGAACATTTTCCCCAAAGATTAGTAAACGTTCGTGTAAATGATAAGAAGGCTGCTATGGAAAATTCAGCATTTTTGGAAGCTATTAAGCGAGCAGAAGCAGCTTTAGGCCAAGAAGGACGTATTTTAGTTCGTCCTTCAGGAACAGAAGCACTGATTCGGATTATGGTTGAAGGACCGGTTTTACAGGAAATAGAACAGATCAGCGAAGACTTGGCTAAAATTATACGAAGCTAG
- the cimA gene encoding citramalate synthase, with the protein MRQIFLYDTTLRDGSQGEGISFSVQDKLKITAQLDRLGVNYIEGGWPGSNPKDLDYFERVHELNLNQAKVTAFGSTRRPGIKPEDDANLQAILAAKVKAVAVFGKSWDLHVRDALQVPLEENLAMIYDSVNYLTNNGLEVIYDAEHFFDGYKANPSYALETILTAEKAGASWITLCDTNGGSLPQEISHIVQKVASTVKIGIGIHCHNDGDLAVANTLAAVQGGAGQVQGTINGLGERCGNANLCSVIPNLQIKMGYECLNPEQLKHLTEVSRYVSEIANIAQHGNQPFVGQSAFAHKGGIHVSAVVKNPATYEHMEPELVGNERRVLVSEQAGASNLLYKAEELGLDLQGDKDQTRALIKEIKSLEYQGYHFEGAEASLELFIKKGMNQHLPGFTLESFKVIVEQRGNQEMLTEAMIKIKVGDLVVHTAAEGNGPVNALDNALRKALEEIYPVIKEMHLSDYKVRVLDEKDATKSKVRVLIESRDTSGSWSTIGVSHNIIEASWQALVDSMDYALLRQKKLALAE; encoded by the coding sequence ATGCGGCAGATATTCCTGTATGATACAACACTACGAGATGGTTCCCAGGGTGAGGGCATCAGCTTTTCTGTACAGGATAAATTAAAAATTACTGCTCAGTTAGACCGGCTGGGGGTCAACTATATTGAAGGTGGTTGGCCCGGTTCTAACCCTAAAGATTTAGATTACTTTGAAAGAGTCCATGAATTAAATCTAAACCAGGCCAAAGTAACTGCTTTTGGCAGTACAAGGAGGCCAGGTATTAAGCCGGAAGATGATGCTAATCTGCAGGCGATTTTAGCAGCTAAAGTTAAGGCTGTAGCTGTGTTTGGAAAAAGTTGGGACTTGCATGTAAGGGATGCTTTACAAGTTCCCTTGGAAGAAAACTTGGCTATGATTTATGATAGTGTAAATTATTTAACAAACAACGGTTTGGAAGTAATTTATGATGCAGAACATTTTTTTGATGGATATAAAGCCAATCCTTCCTACGCACTGGAAACAATTTTAACTGCAGAAAAAGCTGGTGCTTCCTGGATTACTTTATGCGATACTAATGGAGGATCACTTCCTCAAGAAATCAGCCATATTGTCCAAAAAGTTGCAAGTACAGTTAAAATAGGAATAGGTATCCATTGTCATAATGACGGAGACCTAGCCGTAGCTAACACACTAGCTGCTGTACAAGGAGGAGCAGGTCAAGTTCAGGGTACTATCAATGGACTAGGGGAAAGATGCGGCAATGCCAACCTTTGTTCCGTGATTCCCAACCTCCAAATTAAAATGGGCTATGAATGCCTTAATCCAGAACAATTAAAACACTTAACGGAAGTATCGAGATATGTTAGTGAAATCGCTAATATAGCCCAACATGGCAACCAGCCTTTTGTAGGGCAAAGTGCTTTTGCCCACAAAGGAGGCATTCATGTTAGCGCAGTAGTTAAAAATCCTGCCACTTATGAGCATATGGAGCCAGAGCTAGTTGGCAACGAGCGCCGAGTACTAGTTTCCGAACAGGCTGGAGCCAGCAATTTACTATATAAAGCTGAGGAATTGGGCTTAGATTTGCAGGGGGATAAGGACCAGACTAGAGCCCTAATTAAAGAAATCAAAAGTTTAGAATACCAAGGATATCATTTTGAAGGTGCTGAAGCCTCCCTGGAGTTATTCATTAAGAAAGGTATGAATCAACATTTACCCGGTTTTACTTTGGAATCATTTAAAGTCATTGTAGAGCAGCGGGGCAATCAGGAAATGTTAACAGAGGCGATGATTAAGATTAAAGTAGGGGACTTAGTTGTCCACACGGCAGCGGAAGGAAATGGCCCTGTTAATGCTTTAGACAACGCTTTGCGTAAAGCATTGGAAGAGATCTACCCCGTAATCAAAGAAATGCATTTAAGTGACTATAAAGTTCGGGTTTTAGACGAAAAAGATGCTACCAAATCCAAAGTTCGTGTTCTCATTGAATCTCGGGATACATCAGGTTCCTGGAGTACAATTGGAGTTTCTCATAATATTATTGAGGCCAGCTGGCAGGCTTTAGTAGATAGTATGGATTATGCTCTCTTAAGACAAAAAAAGTTAGCTTTAGCTGAATAA
- a CDS encoding putative heavy metal-binding protein — translation MIVTTTPNVEGRKVTEYKGIVFGEVISGVNFIKDFAAGLSNFFGGRSGSYEGELIEAREAALKEMEKRAGALGANAIVGVDIDYEVLGQGGNMLMVTASGTAVVIE, via the coding sequence ATGATTGTAACAACAACACCTAATGTGGAAGGTAGAAAGGTTACTGAGTACAAGGGAATAGTATTTGGAGAAGTAATTTCTGGAGTAAACTTTATTAAGGATTTCGCTGCTGGGCTCTCAAACTTTTTTGGAGGCCGTTCTGGGTCATATGAGGGGGAATTGATTGAGGCAAGAGAAGCAGCATTAAAAGAGATGGAGAAGAGAGCAGGTGCTCTTGGTGCTAATGCAATCGTTGGAGTAGATATTGACTATGAGGTATTAGGTCAAGGTGGTAATATGCTAATGGTAACGGCTTCAGGTACGGCAGTGGTAATTGAGTGA
- a CDS encoding tyrosine-type recombinase/integrase, with protein MFTIELVQPIKDMGKIIELKREMMRKNYKYYMVCIMAFNTGMRIGDIISLKVSDVKNKTHIAIRKEKTNKTKLFPINGQLREEINNYINGMKEEDYLFEKGIFFIYLISVI; from the coding sequence GTGTTTACTATAGAATTAGTTCAGCCGATAAAAGATATGGGTAAGATTATTGAACTTAAAAGAGAAATGATGAGAAAGAATTATAAGTATTATATGGTTTGTATTATGGCATTCAACACAGGAATGCGCATTGGGGATATTATTTCTCTAAAAGTATCGGATGTAAAAAATAAAACTCATATTGCAATAAGGAAAGAAAAAACGAACAAGACAAAGTTGTTTCCAATCAATGGGCAATTGAGAGAGGAAATTAATAATTACATTAATGGAATGAAAGAAGAAGATTATCTATTTGAGAAGGGTATATTTTTTATTTATTTAATTTCAGTTATATAG
- a CDS encoding 4Fe-4S binding protein, with protein MNKINDEEIKRVKSMGFLANNNGKHFSARIITENGVLNARQLKNVSEAAEKFGNGKISFTARLTLELPGIKYEDIEEVRNYISQEGMVTGGTGAKIRPIVSCKGTVCTYGLFDTQAMAKEIHKRFFEGYYDVSLPHKFKIAVGGCPNNCVKPDLNDFGIVGQKIPNYNLEKCKKCKKCNVESSCPMKAAKLIDEVLNIDKKLCNNCGLCIDKCYFKAIEDGTQGYKIYIGGRWGKSTRHGSFFDKIFTKDETMNILEKTILFFRDKAFKGERLGNTIDRLGFEYAETKILNDKILKRKNEILSAPLNIQGEKV; from the coding sequence ATGAACAAGATTAATGATGAAGAAATAAAAAGAGTAAAGTCTATGGGATTTTTAGCAAATAATAACGGAAAACATTTTTCAGCTAGAATTATTACTGAAAATGGTGTCCTTAATGCAAGACAACTTAAAAATGTTAGTGAAGCTGCAGAAAAGTTTGGAAATGGTAAAATTTCATTTACTGCAAGACTTACTTTGGAATTGCCTGGAATAAAGTATGAAGATATTGAAGAAGTAAGAAATTACATATCTCAAGAAGGGATGGTAACTGGGGGAACAGGTGCAAAAATCAGACCTATAGTTTCCTGCAAAGGTACAGTATGTACATATGGGCTTTTTGATACACAAGCTATGGCCAAAGAAATACATAAAAGATTTTTTGAAGGATATTATGATGTAAGTTTGCCACATAAATTTAAAATTGCAGTAGGTGGATGTCCTAATAATTGTGTTAAGCCTGATTTAAATGATTTTGGTATTGTAGGGCAAAAAATACCTAATTATAATTTGGAAAAATGCAAGAAATGTAAAAAATGTAACGTAGAGAGTTCATGCCCTATGAAAGCAGCAAAACTTATTGACGAAGTTTTAAATATTGATAAAAAACTTTGTAATAATTGTGGACTATGTATAGATAAATGCTATTTTAAGGCAATAGAGGATGGCACACAAGGTTATAAAATATATATTGGCGGAAGATGGGGAAAGTCAACCCGCCATGGTTCATTTTTTGATAAAATATTTACAAAAGATGAAACAATGAATATTCTTGAAAAAACAATTCTGTTTTTCAGGGATAAGGCCTTTAAAGGAGAACGTTTAGGTAATACAATTGACAGACTTGGATTTGAGTATGCTGAGACGAAAATTTTAAATGATAAAATTCTTAAAAGAAAGAACGAGATATTAAGTGCTCCTTTAAACATTCAAGGAGAAAAAGTATAA
- the cdaA gene encoding diadenylate cyclase CdaA: MFDFLSVLSLNNPFQIILSLIDMAIVAFVIYRIILLIRGTRAVQLLKGLAVLVIASSLSKLLGLKTIEWILEQIKIAIIVALPIVFQPELRRALEQLGRGKFFAKPITFLGEEDMSRLINELVRGILSLSKNTVGALIVVERETGVNDYIETGIKLDAVVSAELLVNIFVDKTPLHDGAAIIRGDRIISAGCFLPLTDSPYLSKQLGTRHRAALGITEVSDALAIIVSEETGTISIAEEGKLTRYLDEKILREMLGTLLMPRHGNNYMGFWHWRGK; encoded by the coding sequence ATGTTTGATTTTTTGTCCGTCCTATCCTTAAATAACCCATTTCAAATAATATTGTCCTTAATCGATATGGCTATAGTTGCTTTTGTTATCTATCGCATAATTCTCCTCATTAGGGGAACTAGAGCTGTGCAACTATTAAAAGGTTTGGCTGTTTTGGTGATTGCATCTTCCTTAAGCAAGCTGTTAGGTCTTAAAACCATTGAATGGATTCTAGAACAAATTAAAATAGCCATTATTGTTGCCCTGCCAATTGTTTTTCAGCCTGAACTGCGCAGAGCTTTAGAGCAGCTGGGTCGGGGAAAATTTTTTGCTAAACCCATTACTTTTTTAGGGGAAGAAGATATGTCCCGGCTGATTAATGAGCTGGTACGAGGAATTCTCAGTTTATCTAAAAATACAGTGGGAGCTTTAATTGTAGTTGAACGGGAGACTGGAGTAAACGATTACATCGAAACAGGGATTAAATTAGATGCAGTTGTTTCGGCTGAACTCCTAGTCAATATTTTTGTGGATAAAACTCCTTTACATGATGGAGCTGCGATAATTCGAGGAGATAGAATTATTTCTGCAGGTTGTTTTTTACCTTTAACAGATAGTCCTTATTTAAGCAAGCAGCTGGGGACAAGGCACAGGGCTGCTTTGGGAATAACTGAAGTCTCAGATGCTTTAGCTATTATTGTTTCAGAAGAAACGGGCACTATCTCCATAGCTGAGGAAGGAAAGCTTACCCGCTACCTAGATGAAAAAATCCTCCGTGAAATGCTGGGAACTTTGCTAATGCCCCGGCATGGAAATAACTACATGGGTTTTTGGCATTGGAGGGGTAAATAA
- a CDS encoding HD domain-containing protein, whose translation MINIVSATMKKMIEYFDGDAKRINHALKVYGFAKSIGELENIPEEKLKILEAAAILHDIGIKESERKYSSSAGKYQEIEGPPIACDILQEFSLSKDFLDRVCYLIGNHHTYNKIDDIDFQILVEADFLVNIFEDAMKKEQIETIKQKYFKTNTGLCYLDNMYCK comes from the coding sequence ATGATAAATATTGTAAGTGCTACTATGAAAAAAATGATAGAATACTTTGATGGTGATGCTAAGCGAATTAATCATGCACTAAAGGTGTATGGATTTGCAAAAAGCATAGGAGAACTTGAGAATATCCCGGAAGAAAAACTTAAAATCCTTGAAGCGGCTGCAATTTTACATGATATCGGGATTAAGGAAAGTGAAAGGAAATACTCATCATCTGCCGGAAAGTATCAGGAGATAGAAGGGCCACCTATAGCATGTGATATTTTGCAAGAATTTAGTTTAAGCAAAGACTTTTTAGACAGGGTTTGTTATTTAATAGGCAACCATCATACTTATAATAAAATAGACGATATAGATTTTCAAATACTTGTAGAAGCAGATTTTCTTGTAAATATTTTTGAAGATGCTATGAAAAAAGAACAGATAGAGACCATTAAACAAAAATATTTTAAGACTAATACAGGACTATGTTATCTTGACAACATGTACTGTAAATGA
- the glmS gene encoding glutamine--fructose-6-phosphate transaminase (isomerizing) has product MCGIVGYLGSKEAAPILLEGLSKLEYRGYDSAGIAVLKEDALELAKSVGRLKVLEDFLADKMPTGTIGIGHTRWATHGRPSDLNAHPHTGCSEDFVVVHNGIIENYQKLKEWLLDQGHTFSSETDTEVLPHLIEHYYQGDLVAAVQNIIPLLEGSYALVAMTAKEPNKLVAARKDSPLVVGLGEKEYFIASDIPAILNYTRETYILEDGEMAVLTAKGVAVCNTQNEQINKEIFHVKWDIQAAERGGYAHFMLKEINEQPQAIKETITGRIDEKGQVDLGLSLSTAEIKKFEKIAVVACGTAYHAGLVGKYVIEKMLRIPVEVDVASEFRYRDPLINEKTLVLVISQSGETADTLAALREAKARKAKVLAITNVVGSSVSREADEVIYTWAGPEIAVASTKAYITQLIAIYLLALYLAQNKESIDTKESAELAMAIKDLPHLAETMLQQAEKIESWAKQIAQRNDAFFIGRGLDYAVALEGSLKLKEISYIHAEAYAAGELKHGTLALIEEGIPVISLLTQEKLYDKMVSNIKEVKARGACVTAVTFKNHHDIEQVVDEVIYLPQILPVLAPVLTVIPLQLLAYYASIARGNDVDKPRNLAKSVTVE; this is encoded by the coding sequence ATGTGTGGTATTGTTGGTTATTTAGGCAGTAAAGAAGCTGCCCCTATCTTGTTAGAAGGATTAAGCAAATTAGAGTACCGAGGCTATGATTCCGCCGGGATTGCAGTCTTAAAGGAAGATGCTTTGGAACTTGCTAAATCTGTAGGTAGACTAAAAGTATTAGAAGATTTTCTAGCAGATAAGATGCCTACGGGAACCATTGGCATTGGACATACTCGTTGGGCAACTCATGGGAGACCATCAGATCTTAATGCCCATCCCCATACAGGTTGTAGTGAAGACTTTGTTGTAGTCCATAATGGGATTATTGAAAACTATCAAAAGTTAAAAGAATGGCTCTTAGACCAAGGACATACTTTTAGTTCTGAAACGGATACAGAAGTATTGCCCCATTTAATTGAGCATTATTATCAAGGAGATTTAGTGGCTGCTGTACAAAATATTATTCCCTTGTTAGAAGGTTCTTATGCTTTAGTTGCCATGACTGCCAAAGAACCAAATAAACTAGTAGCAGCTCGAAAAGATAGTCCACTAGTAGTAGGTTTGGGAGAAAAAGAATATTTTATAGCTTCAGATATTCCCGCTATACTTAATTACACAAGAGAAACATACATTTTAGAAGATGGGGAAATGGCTGTATTAACAGCGAAAGGCGTAGCAGTCTGTAATACGCAAAATGAGCAAATTAATAAAGAGATATTTCATGTCAAATGGGATATTCAAGCTGCTGAGCGTGGCGGTTATGCTCATTTTATGTTAAAAGAAATAAATGAACAGCCTCAAGCTATTAAAGAAACAATTACTGGAAGAATTGATGAAAAAGGCCAGGTAGATTTAGGGCTAAGCCTATCAACTGCTGAAATTAAAAAGTTTGAAAAGATTGCCGTTGTAGCCTGCGGAACTGCCTATCACGCTGGTTTAGTAGGCAAATATGTCATAGAAAAAATGCTGCGCATCCCCGTAGAAGTAGATGTAGCTTCGGAATTTCGTTATCGGGACCCATTGATCAATGAAAAAACATTGGTTTTAGTTATTAGCCAATCGGGCGAGACAGCAGACACCCTAGCCGCCCTCCGGGAAGCCAAAGCTAGAAAAGCTAAAGTCCTTGCTATCACCAATGTAGTAGGAAGTTCAGTTTCCAGGGAAGCAGATGAAGTAATCTATACCTGGGCTGGGCCGGAAATTGCCGTAGCTTCTACTAAGGCATATATTACACAGCTGATAGCTATCTATCTTTTAGCTCTTTATTTGGCACAAAATAAAGAGAGCATTGATACTAAAGAGTCAGCAGAACTAGCAATGGCAATTAAGGATTTGCCCCATTTAGCTGAAACAATGCTGCAGCAAGCCGAGAAAATAGAGTCTTGGGCGAAACAAATTGCTCAACGGAACGATGCGTTCTTTATTGGCAGAGGTTTAGACTATGCAGTTGCTTTGGAGGGCTCTTTGAAATTAAAAGAAATATCCTATATTCACGCTGAAGCTTATGCCGCCGGGGAATTAAAACACGGCACCCTGGCATTAATCGAAGAAGGCATCCCTGTTATTTCCCTGTTAACTCAGGAAAAATTATACGATAAAATGGTAAGCAACATAAAAGAAGTCAAAGCGAGGGGAGCTTGCGTTACAGCTGTTACCTTTAAAAATCATCATGATATCGAACAGGTAGTAGATGAAGTTATCTACTTACCTCAGATATTGCCAGTTTTAGCTCCAGTACTAACGGTCATTCCTTTACAACTTTTAGCTTACTATGCTTCAATAGCTAGGGGGAATGATGTTGATAAGCCGAGGAATTTGGCGAAATCTGTAACGGTAGAGTAA